One window of the Rhizobiaceae bacterium genome contains the following:
- a CDS encoding dual specificity protein phosphatase family protein yields MLIAVALPLVALAFQAVLRHTGNFHEVIAGELYRSAQPSAEMLRREAARFGIRTVVNLRGAHPGKAWYEEERHTAEELGITFIDFPMSANRELPVERARELITRLRDVPKPILIHCYTGADRTGLASVIYVNRIAGVDEETAERQLSMYFGHFGIPILSSTFAMDESWEKLEIVFGIPDS; encoded by the coding sequence ATGCTCATTGCCGTGGCGCTGCCTCTGGTCGCTCTCGCCTTCCAGGCCGTGCTGAGGCACACCGGAAACTTCCACGAAGTCATCGCCGGGGAGCTTTACCGCTCTGCGCAGCCATCCGCCGAAATGCTGAGGCGGGAGGCGGCACGGTTCGGCATCCGGACGGTGGTGAATCTGCGCGGCGCGCATCCCGGCAAGGCCTGGTACGAGGAAGAAAGACACACGGCCGAGGAACTGGGCATCACATTCATCGACTTCCCCATGTCCGCGAACCGGGAATTGCCGGTCGAGCGCGCCCGCGAACTCATCACGCGGCTGCGCGATGTGCCGAAGCCGATACTCATCCATTGCTATACCGGCGCCGACAGGACCGGGCTGGCTTCCGTCATCTATGTCAACCGCATAGCGGGAGTCGACGAGGAGACGGCCGAGCGCCAGCTCTCCATGTATTTCGGGCATTTCGGCATTCCGATCCTGTCCTCCACCTTCGCCATGGACGAAAGCTGGGAGAAGCTGGAGATCGTCTTCGGCATCCCGGACTCCTGA